A single genomic interval of Heliangelus exortis chromosome 11, bHelExo1.hap1, whole genome shotgun sequence harbors:
- the ZFAND6 gene encoding AN1-type zinc finger protein 6 — protein MAQETNRSQVPMLCSTGCGFYGNPRTNGMCSVCYKEHLQRQNSNGRISPPAASVSSLTESLPVQCTEGSAQETQSTLDSTSTPSLQPSPVSSQSLLTESVASSQPESTALDKTVPETEDLQASVSESAEPTPEEQDKSLDKPKQKKNRCFMCRKKVGLTGFECRCGNVYCGMHRYSDVHSCSYNYKADAAEKIRKENPVVVGEKIQKI, from the exons ATGGCTCAAGAAACTAACAGGAGCCAAGTGCCTATGCTTTGTTCCACTGGCTGTGGATTTTATGGGAACCCTCGTACAAATGGCATGTGTTCAGTCTGCTACAAAGAACATCTTCAAAGGCAGAACAGTAATGGTAGAATTAGTCCTCCTG CAGCCTCTGTCAGTAGTCTAACTGAGTCCTTACCGGTGCAGTGCACAGAGGGCAGTGCCCAGGAAACTCAGTCAACTTTAGATTCTACATCGACTCCATCTCTGCAGCCAAG ccctgtgtcAAGTCAGTCACTTCTAACAGAATCTGTAGCATCATCCCAACCGGAAAGTACGGCCCTGGACAAAACAGTACCTGAGACGGAAGATTTGCAAG CTTCAGTGTCAGAGAGTGCAGAGCCTACACCTGAAGAACAAGACAAGTCGCTTGacaaacccaaacagaaaaagaatcgCTGTTTCATGTGCAGGAAGAAAGTTGGACTTACTG GGTTTGAGTGTCGGTGTGGGAACGTTTACTGTGGTATGCACCGTTACTCAGATGTACACAGTTGCTCTTACAATTACAAAGCTGATGCTGctgagaaaatcagaaaagagaATCCTGTAGTTGTCGGGGAAAAGATCCAGAAGATCTga
- the FAH gene encoding fumarylacetoacetase — translation MSFIQVDKDSDFPLQNLPYGVFSTKEEPRHRLGVAIGDQILDLGVIKHLFNGPALAKHQHVFDQSTLNAFMGLGRAAWMEARAFLQKLLSAGEPTLRDNVELRRRAFVAQASAKMHLPAHIGDYTDFYSSRQHATNIGIMFRGKENALMPNWLHLPVGYHGRASSVVVSGTPIRRPVGQMQPDNDKPPVFGACKRLDVELEMAFFVGPGNKYGEPIPISRAQEHIFGMVLMNDWSARDIQKWEYVPLGPFLSKSFGTTISPWVVTMDALMPFVLPNPVQDPKPLPYLQDKEPYSFDIKLFVALKGEGMSMPATICRSNFKHMYWTMKQQLAHHSINGCNLRPGDLLASGTISGPEPESFGSMLELSWNGTKEIPLGSGQSRKFLQDGDEIILTGYCQGNGFRVGFGQCSGKILPALSGPC, via the exons ATGTCTTTCATCCAGGTAGACAAGGACTCGgattttcctcttcaaaatCTCCCTTATGGGGTTTTCTCCACTAAGGAGGAG CCTCGGCACAGGCTTGGAGTAGCAATTGGAGACCAGATTTTGGATCTTGGGGTCATTAAACATCTGTTCAATGGACCAGCTCTTGCCAAACATCAGCATGTCTTTGACCAG TCTACCCTGAATGCCTTCATGGGGCTGGGCCGGGCAGCGTGGATGGAGGCGAGGGCTTTTCTCCAGAAGTTGCTGTCAGCTGGAGAGCCAACCCTGAGGGACAACGTGGAGCTGCGGAGGAG agcGTTTGTAGCTCAGGCTTCTGCGAAGATGCACCTGCCAGCCCACATCG GAGATTACACTGACTTCTATTCTTCGCGCCAGCACGCCACAAACATTGGGATCATGTTCAGGGGGAAGGAGAATGCTTTGATGCCTAACTG GCTGCACTTACCTGTTGGATATCATGGCCGGGCATCCTCTGTTGTGGTGTCTGGGACACCCATCCGGAGACCTGTGGGGCAAATGCAACCTGATAATG ATAAGCCCCCTGTGTTTGGTGCTTGTAAGCGTCTGGATGTTGAGTTAGAAATG GCATTCTTTGTAGGTCCTGGAAATAAGTACGGGGAGCCGATTCCTatcagcagagcccaggagcaCATCTTCGGGATGGTCCTCATGAATGACTGGAGTG CCCGTGACATCCAGAAGTGGGAATATGTTCCTTTGGGTCCATTCCTGAGCAAGAGCTTTGGCACAACCATTTCTCCTTGGGTTGTTACCATGGATGCTCTCATGCCATTTGTGCTGCCAAACCCTGTGCAG GATCCCAAGCCACTGCCCTACCTTCAGGATAAAGAACCCTACTCTTTCGACATCAAGCTCTTTGTTGCTCTTAAAG gaGAAGGAATGAGCATGCCAGCTACTATATGCAGATCCAATTTCAAG caCATGTACTGGACCATGAAACAGCAGCTGGCTCATCATTCCATCAATGGGTGCAACCTCAGACCTGGAGATCTCCTGGCCTCTGGCACAATCAGTGGACCC GAGCCAGAGAGCTTTGGCTCCATGCTGGAGCTGTCCTGGAATGGAACAAAAGAAATCCCTCTTGGCAGCGGGCAGTCTCGTAAATTCCTGCAGGATGGAGATGAAATCATTTTGACAG